The Chamaesiphon minutus PCC 6605 DNA window GACCAGACATAAATCCTGACTTTCGGGTTTATCCGCAGTGGATAAATTCAACCCCGCTGCAATCGTGCGCGTTTCGGTTTTGAGCGTATCTCCCAACGGAAAAATCGTCGCCGCTAGGATATCTTGCTCTAAATCGTAGAGAAAATAAGTCTGATCTTTCGATCGATCGATCGCCCGCCGCAACTGATACCGTTGCAAAGTCTCATCGTAAGTTATCCGCGCATAGTGCCCAGTGGCAATATAATCTGCCCCTAACTCAGCTTTAGCATATTTTACCATCGGGCCAAATTTGACCGCCTTATTGCACTGCGAACACGGCAATGGCGTGATCCCAGCTTCATAGCCAGCCACCAAATAATCGATAATATATTGCTCGAACGTATCGCGACTATCGACGATTTTGTGCTCTATGCCCAACTGCTCGCAAATTTTTGCCGCATCGACCATTCCTTCCGAGCAGCATTGACCCTTACCGCGCATCAACCACAGGGTCAGACCAATTACATCATCACCTCGCTCGCAGAGAATGGCCGCAGCCACCGAACTATCGACTCCACCAGAGAGTCCCACAACAACTTTTTTCGTAGATGGCAACATCAGATTTTTGCTATAACTTGCCCACTCTTAAGTTAACACTTCCGACCGCCTTTGAGTGCGATCGCTTGGGCTTTAAGTTTTAGGCTTTAAGTTTTAGGCTTTAGGTTTTAGGCTTTAGGTTTTAGGCTTTAGGATTTGGGTAAGTTATACACAACGTGGGCTACATCAACGAGATTAGCCTATTGATATAATCTATCGTTCGTCCAACTCTCCATCGATCGCGCTTGATATTTCAATGTTAGGAGAAACTACCTTTAATGAGCAACGTGGGTTTTATCGTTAATCTTGGCCGATCGAGTGGGCATAATAAGCAAAGATTGTTGCGTTAGTCCAGGCGTTCTCGATCGACACCCTAGACTCAGGTTGGGTGCAATCGGCTGGGGAACATCAAATTCCACCCAAACGTCGTCGATCCGGTATCAGCTCGACAACCTGCAACTCCATTGCCAAATTGACACCCAGCCATCTAGCTCAGTCCATATTGCCATATTTAACCTAATCTCTGACTCAAACCTTATCCGATCGACATGTTTAAGACTAGAATCTGTTAGAGGTAAGATAAAACACTGAGGATAAAACCGATCCCTTAGCTCTAAACTAGTACTATGCGGCAGAAATTAACCGACCATTTCTTTCCCCATGCCCCGCGCCCAGCACAATAGTAACCTTATTTATGCCGTAGACGACTAGGTTATCCAATATTAATTTAGATTGCAAATAATATACAAATTCTTTATGAAAACTGCTAGTTTGCGGACTTATCTATACAAAAGTGTAATCGTTGGTCTAGTGCCAGTACTGGCGATCGTCAATCTCCAGTCGGGTGCGCTAGCAGTTCCAAAGAAAGAAAGTAAGTCAAAGACTCCAGATCGAACACTCACCGCCAAGATCGGGGTATCTGCGCCCGCCAAAAAGGCCGTCAAAGCTAAACCCCCCGCACAAAGAGTAGTAGCACCTCAAAATAACTTTGCAGACTC harbors:
- the mnmA gene encoding tRNA 2-thiouridine(34) synthase MnmA; the encoded protein is MLPSTKKVVVGLSGGVDSSVAAAILCERGDDVIGLTLWLMRGKGQCCSEGMVDAAKICEQLGIEHKIVDSRDTFEQYIIDYLVAGYEAGITPLPCSQCNKAVKFGPMVKYAKAELGADYIATGHYARITYDETLQRYQLRRAIDRSKDQTYFLYDLEQDILAATIFPLGDTLKTETRTIAAGLNLSTADKPESQDLCLVEKHGSMKTFLDKYLNERPGEIVNTQGAVLGKHLGIHHYTIGQRRGIGVAAPEPLYVVALDASKNRVVVGSREETHGGECSVDRVNWVSIPQPSAPIRAQVQVRYRSEAVPVSVIPLENGKVKLVFDEPQFGITPGQAAVWYDEDIVLGGGIIDPIS